The segment CGCAATCACTACAACGTGCTGCCCGATGCGTTCGCTGCCGGCCTCACCGCGCTGTTTCGTGCCCAAGCCTCACCGCCGTCATCCGCCGCTTCCGGCCCACGGTCTTCGTAGCCCGCGTTCGCCACACTGTAACCTATCAGGTTCCGTTGTGCGGAGCGGCGCGCGGTGGTGTCGCGATCGCCGGGGCCCGGGACGGGATTCGCCGGTACAACGCGAACGCCGCGAGCCCGAGCGCCAGCACCACCGCCTGGCCAACCGCCAGCGTCAACGCTGAGCCCCATACCAGCGGCGCGACCAACGCGGTCGCGATCACGTTGCCCATCGTCTGGACAAAGCTCTGGCAGGACGACGCAAGCCCGCGCTGCGTCGGGAAAAGATCCAGCGCCAGAATCGTCAGGCTCGGCATCGCGAGCGCCGAGCCGCCAAAATAGAAGAATAGCGGCACGATGCTCCACGGCAGCGCCGGCGGCTCCAGCAGATGGTAGGCAACATTGGCGATGACGGCCGCGACCATGACCCCATAGCCCCAGCCAACCGTGCGCACGGGCGTGATCCGGCCCGCGACGCGCCCGGACGTCCACGCGCCGGCCACCAGGCCCGCGGTCACCGGTCCGAACAGCCACAGGAATCCCGTTTCAGACACATGGAGATGGTCCATCAGGAATGCCGGAGCGGAAACGATGTAGAGAAAAACGGCGGAAAAATTGCAGGTGACCGAGACCACCAGCGCGACAAACGGCGCCGTGCGCAACACCTGCCAGTAGGCGCCGAGCAAATAGCCCGGATGCAGCGACTGGCGGCGTTCGACCGGCAGCGTCTCGGGCAGCGAGCGCCAGCACACCGTCCACACGGCGGCGGTGAACAGTACGAGAAACGCGAACACCGACCGCCAGCCAAACCACACGTGCAGCCAGCCGCCCAAGACCGGCGCCACCGCCGGCGCGATCGCAAACACGAGCGAGATCTGCGACATGAGCCGCTGCGCCTCGTGCCCGTCGAGCACGTCGCGCACGATGGCTCGCCCGATGACCATGCCGGCCCCCGCGGTCATCCCCTGCATCGCGCGGAAAAACAGCAGGCTCTCGATGCTCCACGCCAGCGCGCAGCCCGCCGACGCGAGCAGAAACAGCGCAACCATCACGAGCGTCACGCGCCGACGCCCCAGCGCATCCGAGATCGCCCCGTGCCAGAGCGTCATGATCGCAAACGGCAGCATGTACGCCGTCAGCGTCTGCTGGACCGTGACCGCCGACGCGGCAAACCGCTCGCCGATTTCCTTCATCGACGGCAGATACGCGTCGATCGCAAAGGGGCCCACCGCCGAAAGCGCCGCCAGCATCACGGCGAGGCCGCGATGCGAGCTGGCGGTGCGGGGCGAAGGCGTGTCCATGAAAAAGCCGCCAGCTTGAATTCGTTTTCCGCCGACCACAAACCCCGATCGCGCTTCGTATTCCCACTCTTCACGCTTCGTATTCCCGCCCTTCACCTCGGCTTCCGTCCCGCCAAAGAGTAACCTAATGGGTTACTCTTCATCGCTCGATCCTCTCGAAGAAAGTAACCCATTAGGTTACTCTTTGGCGGCAGGCGGCGATCCGCTGCGCGGGAAGGTCGACGCGGCAAATCGCCGTTGCGGTGGACGGCCACGGGGCGTTTGCTCGGGCGATGATCGCAATCCCCTCGCGCGGGCTCCAACGAATCGTTTTGTACACTGCCGCACTCGGCTTGGTCGCGGCCGGAGCCGGCGCCCACCCGGCAACTGACTCGCGGCGGATCGAGTTCCCGAACGTCGGCAACTATCAAACGCTGGTCTGCGATTTTCATCAGCATACGGTTTTTTCCGATGGTTCCGTCTGGCCGAATATCCGCGTGCAGGAGGCCGAGCGCGATGGGCTGGACGCCATCGCCGTCACGGACCACCTCGAATATCAGCCGCATGCCAGTGACATTCCTCATCCCGATCGCAACCGCGGGTTCGTCATCGCCACCGAGGCTGCGGCGAAGACGAAGGTGCTCGTGCTCCGCGGCGCGGAGGTGACGCGCGCCATGCCGCCGGGACACTGCAACGCGATCTTCCTGCAGGATGTGAATGGACTGCTGGTGGAGGATCCGCTCGCGGCGTTTCGCGAGGCGGCGCGCCAGGGCGCGTTCGTGTTTTGGAATCATCCGTCGTGGATCAAGCAGACGCCCGACGGGGTCGCGCGGCTCA is part of the Opitutus terrae PB90-1 genome and harbors:
- a CDS encoding multidrug effflux MFS transporter, which produces MDTPSPRTASSHRGLAVMLAALSAVGPFAIDAYLPSMKEIGERFAASAVTVQQTLTAYMLPFAIMTLWHGAISDALGRRRVTLVMVALFLLASAGCALAWSIESLLFFRAMQGMTAGAGMVIGRAIVRDVLDGHEAQRLMSQISLVFAIAPAVAPVLGGWLHVWFGWRSVFAFLVLFTAAVWTVCWRSLPETLPVERRQSLHPGYLLGAYWQVLRTAPFVALVVSVTCNFSAVFLYIVSAPAFLMDHLHVSETGFLWLFGPVTAGLVAGAWTSGRVAGRITPVRTVGWGYGVMVAAVIANVAYHLLEPPALPWSIVPLFFYFGGSALAMPSLTILALDLFPTQRGLASSCQSFVQTMGNVIATALVAPLVWGSALTLAVGQAVVLALGLAAFALYRRIPSRAPAIATPPRAAPHNGT